In Hymenobacter gelipurpurascens, one DNA window encodes the following:
- a CDS encoding DUF4290 domain-containing protein, whose translation MTLPSLHKHELLQREYGQSTFQLVQQLRDVEDRAERTRRAQQIVQLIFRIQPSLRDQPESQQKVWNHIFEMADGELDVDSPFPLAAPANQTKPARVAYPSKGPKLRAYGRAVEQLIAQAITLEDPTEREQATIVIGRTMKFLYRSHNKENAKDVTILKHLKELSGGQLTLDPEQVDAQNLFEFLTVPTSPAGSGRQASFVVSQPRQDRDIRRGSSGGNNNRRDKQQRRGGKKGRQEPQQPPQ comes from the coding sequence ATGACTCTTCCTTCTCTTCATAAACACGAACTCCTCCAGCGTGAGTACGGCCAGAGCACGTTTCAGCTCGTCCAGCAGCTCCGTGATGTAGAGGACCGCGCCGAGCGCACGCGCCGGGCGCAGCAAATCGTGCAGCTTATCTTCCGGATTCAGCCCAGTCTCCGCGACCAGCCCGAAAGCCAGCAAAAGGTGTGGAATCACATCTTCGAAATGGCCGATGGCGAGCTGGATGTGGACAGCCCATTCCCGCTGGCCGCTCCTGCTAACCAAACTAAGCCGGCTCGGGTGGCCTACCCCAGCAAAGGCCCCAAACTGCGCGCTTATGGCCGGGCCGTGGAGCAACTCATAGCGCAGGCCATTACGCTCGAAGACCCTACGGAGCGCGAGCAGGCTACCATCGTGATTGGCCGCACAATGAAGTTCCTGTACCGTTCCCATAACAAGGAAAACGCCAAGGACGTCACGATTCTGAAGCACCTCAAGGAGCTTTCCGGTGGGCAGCTCACCCTTGACCCAGAACAGGTGGATGCGCAGAATTTGTTTGAGTTTCTCACCGTGCCGACCTCCCCAGCTGGCTCTGGCCGGCAGGCATCCTTCGTCGTGTCGCAGCCGCGCCAGGACCGGGATATACGGCGGGGCAGTTCCGGCGGCAACAATAACCGGCGCGACAAGCAGCAGCGCCGTGGCGGCAAAAAAGGCCGCCAGGAACCACAACAACCTCCTCAGTAA
- the murA gene encoding UDP-N-acetylglucosamine 1-carboxyvinyltransferase translates to MASFEVIGGKALKGEIVPQGAKNEALQILCAVLLTDEPVTISNIPEIRDVNKLIELLRDMGVKVGKLSPDTYRFQADAVNLDYLDTPEFVAQGRALRGSVMILGPMLARFGKCQLPKPGGDKIGRRPLDTHFVGLEKLGGKLTLEGKDFYRISTEGRLHGAYMLLDEASVTGTANIVMGAVLAEGITTIYNAACEPYLQQLCKMLVRMGAKINGIGSNLLTIEGVERLGGTEHRMLPDMIEIGSFIGLAAMTGSEITIKDCQIQELGLIPDTFRKLGIQLEFRGDDIFVPAQEHYEIATYLDGSILTISDHTWPGLTPDLLSVLLVVATQAKGTVLIHQKMFESRLFFVDKLIDMGAQIILCDPHRATVIGLDQRNQLHGITMTSPDIRAGVALLIAALSADGRSVIENVEQIDRGYQYIDKRLTALGAQIRRL, encoded by the coding sequence ATGGCCTCTTTTGAAGTAATCGGCGGTAAAGCGCTGAAAGGCGAAATCGTGCCCCAGGGCGCTAAGAACGAAGCTCTCCAGATTTTGTGCGCGGTGTTGCTCACCGATGAGCCCGTCACGATCAGCAACATTCCCGAAATCCGCGACGTCAATAAGCTCATTGAGTTGCTGCGCGACATGGGTGTAAAAGTTGGTAAGCTCTCGCCAGATACATACCGCTTCCAGGCTGATGCCGTAAACCTGGACTACCTCGACACTCCCGAGTTTGTGGCGCAAGGTCGCGCTTTGCGGGGTTCTGTTATGATTCTGGGGCCCATGCTGGCGCGCTTCGGCAAGTGTCAGTTGCCCAAGCCCGGCGGCGACAAAATCGGCCGGCGGCCCCTTGACACGCACTTTGTAGGCCTGGAAAAACTGGGTGGTAAGCTCACCCTGGAAGGCAAAGACTTCTACCGCATCAGCACCGAAGGGCGCCTGCACGGCGCCTATATGCTCCTTGACGAAGCCTCCGTTACGGGCACCGCAAACATTGTGATGGGCGCGGTTCTGGCCGAAGGCATCACCACCATTTACAATGCCGCCTGCGAGCCTTATCTGCAGCAGCTTTGCAAAATGCTGGTGCGCATGGGTGCGAAAATCAATGGCATCGGTTCCAACCTGCTCACTATTGAAGGTGTGGAGCGCCTGGGTGGCACGGAGCACCGCATGCTGCCCGACATGATCGAAATCGGCTCCTTTATTGGCCTAGCCGCCATGACGGGTTCGGAAATTACCATCAAGGATTGCCAGATTCAGGAGCTGGGCCTGATTCCGGACACGTTCCGCAAGCTTGGCATTCAGCTGGAATTCCGCGGCGACGATATCTTCGTGCCCGCTCAGGAGCACTACGAAATTGCCACGTACCTCGACGGCAGCATCCTGACCATTTCCGACCATACCTGGCCTGGCCTCACGCCTGACCTGCTGAGCGTACTGCTGGTAGTAGCCACGCAAGCCAAAGGCACAGTGCTCATTCACCAGAAGATGTTTGAGTCGCGTCTGTTCTTCGTGGATAAGCTCATCGATATGGGGGCCCAAATCATTCTCTGCGACCCGCACCGCGCCACCGTTATTGGCCTCGACCAGCGCAACCAGCTGCACGGCATTACCATGACCTCGCCGGATATTCGGGCAGGTGTGGCCCTGCTTATCGCGGCACTTTCAGCCGATGGCCGCAGCGTAATTGAGAACGTGGAGCAGATTGACCGCGGTTATCAGTACATCGATAAGCGTCTGACGGCGCTGGGTGCTCAGATCCGACGCCTCTAA
- a CDS encoding DUF4349 domain-containing protein, whose product MKSTILFLCISGLLTLGSCEKQQEPNAASDKQLKVNELMEAPSMDAAALAAPAAPTPPEAPQPGLPTDGTLPTAAPASTRKIIYHADVRVKVADLIRANSRMDSLTKAYGAYISDASEEREEGKWEHQMKIRVAPGRFQSLLHSLNGLGALESKTLSTDDVTSVHADVSARLLTKRAVEHRYVALLTKAKKIEDILAIEEKIGEVREEIESTESRLKTLNDQVTYSTITLTYYQVLALNTPDAPILSFSSRFAQAFFNGWELLTGLVLALVTAWPLLVLGTAAVVLIRAWRHRRRASLQEEA is encoded by the coding sequence ATGAAAAGCACCATCTTATTCCTCTGTATCAGTGGTTTGCTCACGCTAGGCTCATGCGAGAAGCAACAAGAGCCCAATGCAGCATCGGATAAACAACTAAAGGTTAACGAGTTGATGGAAGCTCCGTCGATGGACGCAGCGGCGCTTGCGGCCCCTGCTGCTCCTACACCTCCTGAGGCACCTCAGCCTGGCTTACCCACTGATGGAACTCTTCCGACGGCCGCTCCTGCTTCAACCCGGAAGATCATCTATCATGCCGATGTTCGGGTGAAAGTGGCCGACCTGATCCGCGCCAACTCCCGCATGGACAGCCTGACGAAAGCATATGGGGCTTACATCTCGGACGCCTCGGAGGAGCGGGAGGAAGGCAAGTGGGAGCATCAAATGAAAATCAGGGTTGCGCCAGGGCGGTTTCAGTCCCTACTCCATAGCCTCAATGGGCTGGGCGCGCTAGAGTCTAAAACCCTTAGCACCGATGATGTAACGTCCGTACATGCCGATGTATCGGCACGGCTGCTTACCAAGCGAGCCGTTGAGCATCGCTACGTGGCGCTCCTAACCAAGGCCAAGAAGATTGAGGACATTCTGGCCATCGAGGAAAAGATTGGAGAAGTGCGTGAGGAAATCGAATCGACCGAAAGCCGGCTCAAAACCCTCAACGACCAAGTCACCTATTCTACCATCACGCTAACCTATTATCAGGTGCTGGCTCTGAATACGCCCGATGCCCCTATTCTCTCCTTCAGCAGCCGGTTTGCACAGGCGTTCTTTAATGGCTGGGAGCTCCTTACGGGCCTCGTGCTGGCGCTTGTAACCGCGTGGCCCCTGCTGGTTCTTGGTACTGCTGCTGTAGTACTTATACGGGCCTGGCGCCATCGGCGCAGAGCCTCGTTACAAGAAGAGGCCTAG
- a CDS encoding phage holin family protein, producing the protein MGFILKFLLSAIITYVLAKFLPGSHIGGFGDAIILVVVLAILNAVVKPILKIIGLPITILTLGLFLFVINALIVMLASYLLTGFEIDGFISALIFSVVLSLVTSVVDMIVD; encoded by the coding sequence ATGGGATTTATTCTCAAGTTCCTGCTCTCGGCCATCATTACGTATGTGCTGGCCAAGTTTCTCCCCGGCTCACATATTGGCGGTTTTGGCGATGCCATTATCCTGGTAGTTGTGCTGGCCATTTTGAATGCGGTAGTGAAGCCGATTCTAAAAATTATCGGCCTCCCCATCACCATTCTCACGCTAGGCCTGTTTCTGTTTGTCATCAACGCTCTTATCGTGATGCTGGCCAGCTACTTGCTCACCGGCTTTGAAATTGACGGCTTTATATCAGCCCTGATTTTCAGCGTAGTTCTTTCGCTAGTAACATCGGTAGTCGATATGATTGTGGATTAA
- a CDS encoding agmatinase family protein, whose translation MAGSTTSSLEQKLAHFDPNALGDTAGGLFGLPFTPEEAQVVVVPVPWEVTVSYRAGTAEGPAAIREASLQVDLYDPDLPDAWRMGLAMEEPDEQIAAQSLELRPIAEEYIGWLEDGEPEEGHKKFSPVPARIGLQGQALLEWLKAKTGALLDAGKGVVVLGGDHSTPLGYMHALAERHEEFGILQIDAHCDLRPAYEGFEFSHASIMYNALKLPQVKKLVQVGIRDYCQQEAEYIEQSNGRVALFADRFLQAEMLGGKSWKKECKKIIAQLPQKVYLSFDIDGLDPKLCPGTGTPVPGGLEFEQALYLLRMVVHSGRTIIGCDLNEVAPGDTEWNAIVGARLLYHMANWMGVSQGRLKAKAVEK comes from the coding sequence ATGGCTGGCTCAACAACATCCTCATTAGAGCAGAAACTTGCTCATTTCGACCCCAACGCCCTCGGCGACACTGCTGGCGGCTTGTTCGGGTTACCGTTCACGCCCGAAGAGGCCCAAGTAGTAGTAGTGCCCGTTCCATGGGAAGTTACCGTGTCGTACCGTGCCGGAACGGCTGAAGGACCTGCCGCCATCCGGGAGGCCTCGTTGCAGGTTGACCTCTACGACCCAGACCTGCCCGATGCGTGGCGTATGGGCCTGGCCATGGAAGAGCCCGATGAGCAGATTGCAGCCCAGAGCCTGGAGCTGCGCCCCATTGCGGAAGAGTATATTGGGTGGTTGGAAGATGGTGAGCCCGAGGAAGGGCACAAGAAATTCTCACCTGTGCCCGCTCGGATAGGCCTACAGGGTCAGGCCCTGCTGGAATGGCTCAAGGCTAAAACCGGCGCGTTGCTGGATGCCGGTAAAGGGGTAGTAGTACTGGGCGGCGACCATAGCACGCCCCTGGGCTACATGCACGCGCTGGCTGAGCGTCACGAGGAATTCGGCATTCTGCAGATTGATGCGCACTGTGACTTGCGCCCGGCCTACGAAGGCTTTGAGTTTTCGCACGCGTCCATCATGTACAATGCCCTGAAGCTGCCGCAGGTGAAGAAGCTGGTGCAAGTAGGTATCCGCGACTACTGCCAGCAGGAAGCTGAGTACATCGAGCAAAGCAATGGCCGCGTAGCCCTGTTTGCCGACCGCTTTCTGCAGGCTGAAATGCTTGGTGGCAAATCATGGAAGAAGGAGTGCAAAAAGATCATTGCCCAGCTGCCCCAAAAAGTGTACCTCAGCTTTGATATTGACGGCCTCGACCCCAAGCTGTGCCCCGGCACCGGCACCCCTGTACCAGGTGGCCTAGAGTTTGAGCAGGCACTGTACCTGCTGCGTATGGTAGTACATTCGGGCCGTACCATCATCGGCTGCGACCTGAACGAGGTAGCACCCGGTGATACCGAATGGAACGCCATCGTAGGTGCCCGCCTGCTGTATCATATGGCCAACTGGATGGGCGTTTCGCAAGGCCGGCTGAAGGCTAAAGCGGTAGAGAAATAG
- a CDS encoding chemotaxis protein CheC produces MDLHMTELERDIIREILNIGLARAADSFAVIAQEKVLLEVPNLNIVSGSTILEKVSELQQQHVIIQSDIRGDFNGTTLMFFSGQHVQRLSRVCLRMTTSDSVHIDDMQESLLLEISNIITGALVTQLANILKASIYGAPPVHPKGDMTKALQILMSDRPMVQPLIFSVITQFSDKANSVELPLMIFFDRDTFEKILDIIRTYDFMGGQQAD; encoded by the coding sequence ATGGATTTGCACATGACGGAACTGGAGCGGGACATTATCCGCGAAATCCTGAACATCGGGCTGGCTCGCGCCGCCGATTCGTTCGCGGTTATTGCCCAGGAAAAGGTGCTCCTCGAAGTTCCTAACCTCAATATCGTATCGGGGAGCACAATTCTGGAGAAAGTTAGCGAGCTGCAGCAGCAGCATGTTATCATTCAGTCAGATATCCGGGGAGATTTCAATGGCACAACGCTCATGTTCTTTTCCGGCCAGCATGTGCAGCGCCTTTCGCGCGTGTGTTTGCGGATGACGACTTCCGATTCCGTTCATATTGATGATATGCAGGAGTCCCTGCTGCTGGAAATCAGCAATATTATTACCGGTGCGCTGGTGACGCAGTTGGCTAATATATTGAAAGCCAGTATATACGGTGCTCCGCCTGTGCATCCGAAAGGGGACATGACGAAGGCCCTGCAAATTCTGATGTCGGACCGCCCGATGGTGCAGCCGCTGATTTTCTCGGTTATCACGCAGTTCTCGGATAAGGCAAACTCGGTGGAGTTGCCGCTCATGATTTTCTTCGATCGGGATACGTTTGAGAAGATTCTCGACATTATCCGCACCTATGATTTTATGGGTGGCCAGCAGGCCGATTAG
- a CDS encoding chemotaxis protein CheA, producing the protein MKSREQEYREIFMSEALEYYDAMSRHISELERNPTDEPALNELFRLMHNLKSNARAMGFIPIGEVAHHMETIFGLIRSKEMTFTGTVVPVLFKGIDTIGEMVRAVGADQELPDVVRLLDNLDRLVKGEEPVLEEAVEDDEEAGRKLELSDLVYIQIKKLDHLLNLVGELIIDRDRVLTLSQEIGNPALIAAAAHFSRIADDLQYSVMDARLVGVGSLFNKFPRVVRDVSAAEQKDVELTVVGEDIQIDRNILQIITDALLHLVRNAIGHGLETPAEREASGKPAQGHLTLSAQAERDDVLIQVIDDGRGINVNSVRRKAIERGLVGADVAATLSDEAVQAFLFEPGFSMAKEVTEISGRGVGLDVVKLAIDSLGGQLRVDSVLGQGTTFTLVLPTSIAVKGALLFVLEDRNYAIPLMHTDSVVSLQPDDFHVVGGMLLARVQEENVPVVPLRRLLHNGDGPLPAANKADLHGRQDIIIVNYSNRKLGLIVDRFLRQQDIVIKPMSKPLDTIDLFGGVTLLGSGQVCLVLDVPALTRLFLARRP; encoded by the coding sequence ATGAAGTCGAGGGAGCAGGAATACCGGGAAATATTCATGTCGGAGGCGCTCGAGTATTACGACGCCATGAGCCGCCATATCAGTGAGCTGGAGCGCAATCCAACGGATGAGCCCGCCCTGAATGAGCTCTTCCGGCTCATGCACAACCTCAAATCGAATGCCCGGGCTATGGGCTTTATTCCCATCGGGGAGGTTGCGCACCACATGGAAACCATTTTCGGGCTCATTCGCAGCAAGGAAATGACCTTCACTGGGACCGTAGTGCCGGTTCTGTTCAAAGGAATTGATACCATCGGAGAAATGGTGCGGGCCGTTGGTGCCGACCAGGAACTGCCGGATGTGGTTCGCCTGCTCGACAACCTCGACCGCTTAGTGAAGGGTGAAGAGCCTGTGCTGGAGGAAGCGGTAGAAGACGATGAAGAAGCCGGCCGCAAGCTGGAGCTTTCGGATCTGGTATATATCCAGATCAAAAAGCTCGACCACTTGCTTAACCTGGTAGGAGAGCTGATAATTGACCGCGACCGGGTCCTGACGCTTAGTCAGGAAATTGGGAATCCGGCTCTTATAGCGGCGGCGGCGCACTTCTCACGTATCGCCGACGATCTGCAGTACAGCGTCATGGATGCTCGCCTGGTAGGCGTTGGATCTCTCTTCAACAAGTTTCCACGGGTGGTGCGCGATGTGTCTGCCGCGGAACAGAAGGATGTGGAGCTGACCGTAGTCGGGGAGGATATCCAGATTGACCGTAACATTCTGCAGATCATCACGGATGCTTTGCTGCACTTGGTCCGGAACGCCATTGGCCATGGCTTGGAAACACCAGCCGAGCGTGAAGCTTCCGGCAAGCCTGCCCAAGGGCATCTGACCCTCTCTGCGCAGGCAGAGCGGGATGATGTGTTGATTCAGGTAATTGATGACGGCCGCGGAATCAATGTAAATAGTGTGCGCCGCAAGGCCATTGAGCGCGGCCTGGTAGGGGCCGATGTGGCAGCTACTCTCTCAGATGAGGCCGTGCAGGCGTTTCTCTTTGAGCCCGGCTTTTCGATGGCCAAGGAAGTAACCGAAATTTCGGGAAGGGGCGTCGGTCTTGATGTCGTGAAACTGGCTATTGACTCGCTCGGCGGGCAGCTTCGGGTTGACTCGGTGCTAGGCCAGGGCACAACCTTTACCTTGGTGCTGCCGACGTCCATCGCCGTAAAGGGTGCTTTGCTATTTGTACTGGAAGACCGCAACTATGCCATTCCGCTCATGCACACCGATTCGGTGGTTTCGTTGCAGCCAGACGATTTCCACGTAGTGGGCGGTATGTTGCTGGCGCGCGTACAAGAAGAAAATGTGCCCGTGGTGCCCTTGCGCCGCTTATTGCACAACGGCGACGGGCCGCTGCCGGCTGCTAACAAAGCAGACTTACACGGCCGCCAGGATATTATTATCGTGAATTACAGCAACCGTAAGCTGGGCCTTATCGTTGATCGGTTCCTGCGTCAGCAGGACATCGTGATTAAGCCCATGAGCAAGCCGCTGGATACCATTGATTTGTTTGGTGGCGTTACGCTACTAGGCAGTGGGCAAGTGTGTTTGGTACTTGATGTACCGGCCCTTACCCGTCTGTTTTTAGCCCGACGACCTTAA